One Nocardia iowensis DNA window includes the following coding sequences:
- a CDS encoding class II aldolase/adducin family protein → MTSATHPSGRDNAAERVHRQRQLAASLRLFARYGFDEGAGGHLTARDPEFPDRFWINPFGLHFGQVRVADLLLVDRDGTVVQGSGRINPAGFAIHSQVHEARPDVVAVAHTHSVHGRAWSTLGRLLDPLTQDACAFFEDHAVYAEYQGVVLGLDEAKRIAAALGAGKALIMRNHGLLTVGGSVGEAVWWFIAMDRSCQVQLLAEAAGDPVPIDPSSARSTRDTIGSPELGRLNFRPLFADIVHREPGLLE, encoded by the coding sequence ATGACGAGCGCGACACACCCGTCCGGCCGGGACAATGCCGCCGAACGCGTCCACCGGCAGCGCCAACTGGCCGCAAGCTTACGACTGTTCGCCAGGTACGGCTTCGACGAAGGGGCGGGCGGTCATCTCACCGCTCGCGATCCGGAATTCCCGGACCGATTCTGGATCAACCCGTTCGGGCTGCACTTCGGACAGGTACGGGTCGCCGATCTGCTCCTGGTCGACCGGGACGGAACGGTCGTGCAGGGGAGCGGACGAATCAATCCCGCCGGGTTCGCGATTCACAGCCAGGTGCACGAGGCCAGGCCGGATGTCGTCGCGGTCGCACATACCCACTCGGTGCACGGGCGGGCCTGGTCCACACTCGGGCGTCTGCTGGATCCGCTCACCCAGGACGCCTGTGCCTTCTTCGAAGATCACGCGGTTTATGCCGAATACCAGGGCGTCGTCCTCGGTCTCGACGAGGCGAAGCGGATCGCGGCGGCGCTCGGCGCGGGCAAGGCGCTGATCATGCGTAACCACGGGCTGCTGACGGTCGGTGGTTCGGTGGGCGAGGCGGTCTGGTGGTTCATCGCCATGGACCGCTCGTGCCAGGTGCAACTACTCGCCGAGGCGGCCGGTGACCCGGTGCCCATCGATCCGTCGTCGGCCCGGTCCACCCGCGACACCATCGGCAGCCCCGAGTTGGGTCGGCTGAACTTCCGCCCGTTGTTCGCCGACATCGTGCACCGGGAACCGGGCCTGCTGGAGTGA